A stretch of the Thermus thermophilus genome encodes the following:
- a CDS encoding CBS and ACT domain-containing protein: MLVRDWMTKDPVVVAPDTPVLEAIRLLKEKGFRRLPVMEGERLVGLVTDKDLKDAMPSKATTLSVWEMNYLLSKLTVQEVMAKPVVTVEADEPLEKAALLMEERKIGGLPVMEGERLLGIITVTDVLRAFIEVLGLRLGGLRITVDVPDVPGALAQMAQAVPPANIVSIATAAHLPGYQRLVMRVVGEDVEGVPKRLEAAGERVVDVRPG, from the coding sequence ATGCTCGTCAGGGACTGGATGACCAAAGACCCCGTGGTGGTGGCCCCGGACACCCCCGTCCTGGAGGCCATCCGCCTCCTCAAGGAAAAGGGCTTCCGGCGCCTTCCCGTGATGGAGGGGGAGAGGCTCGTGGGGCTCGTGACCGACAAGGACCTCAAGGACGCCATGCCCTCCAAGGCCACCACCCTCTCGGTGTGGGAGATGAACTACCTCCTCTCCAAGCTCACGGTGCAGGAGGTAATGGCCAAGCCCGTGGTGACCGTGGAGGCCGACGAGCCCCTGGAGAAGGCGGCCCTCCTCATGGAGGAGCGGAAGATCGGCGGCCTTCCCGTGATGGAGGGGGAGAGGCTTTTGGGGATCATCACGGTGACGGACGTGCTCCGGGCCTTCATTGAGGTCCTGGGCCTCAGGCTTGGGGGCCTCCGCATCACCGTGGACGTCCCCGACGTCCCCGGGGCCCTGGCCCAGATGGCCCAGGCCGTCCCTCCCGCCAACATCGTCTCCATCGCCACCGCGGCCCACCTTCCCGGCTACCAGCGCCTGGTGATGCGGGTGGTGGGGGAGGACGTGGAGGGGGTTCCCAAGAGGCTCGAGGCCGCCGGGGAGCGGGTGGTGGACGTGCGCCCGGGGTAA
- a CDS encoding CBS domain-containing protein: protein MRVVAAHENLDFDALGSMVLAGRLYPGSVLALVGGVEGVLREVLPLLEDRLDLVPASEIPLDRVREVVLVDNARPERLGPLAALVGRVPFLVYDHHPRTPGDVPAVGGRVAPVGATVSLLVPLLRERGVALDPLEATLAYAGLWEDTGGFSFPSTTPEDLEAAGHLLRQGAEVARVRDWVRPRFGEEAREILSRLLRTAHLVERKGFRLLVARAREKGYVPALAPLAHTLLDFYEADGVLLALRLGGDTLLIARSKARLDVGRWLGALGGGGHARAAFARVRGKGRALARLLETLEAFLDPEPTLGQAMTAPVETLGPTSVREALRQLEERGYGAMPVVEPLGEGVRVLGLARRRDLRKAVRLGFGDHPVEGFLARAVVLPPSTPLSQVEPRLREAGGRVLVGERAGEGWRLLGIYTRTDLYRSAPRPEPTLAERVLKALPSGVLRVVEALKEAFPEGIYLVGGAVRDALLGRFGPDLDLAVGPGVEVARVAQFLVDRFGGSYGLHYAFGTARVRLPFGLVVDLAESREEVYPYPGALPQVRRAPIARDLERRDYSVNAMAVDLGGLAFLDPYGGLRDLKARLLRPLHPLSFVEDPTRVVRGARLATRLGFRFAEEVPRLLAPALLPEVVAGTSRSRLREELLLTLEEEAFYRALALLAELGALKALYGLDLPPEAPFLRLRAEEGLAEARLLLLLFHQKDPLERAAWLALPGRLREGLTLLLAASRGEEVPKEALGREPLRAAFLALFPEKEAWLKAERRVLMGRDLLQLGLKPGPKVGEILRRVAEARRRGEVRSFEEELALARKLLGDGTLALPE, encoded by the coding sequence GTGCGGGTCGTGGCGGCCCACGAAAACCTGGACTTTGACGCCCTGGGCTCCATGGTCCTGGCGGGGCGGCTTTACCCGGGGAGCGTTCTCGCCCTGGTGGGGGGCGTGGAAGGGGTTTTAAGGGAGGTCCTTCCCCTCCTTGAGGACCGGCTGGACCTGGTGCCCGCAAGCGAAATCCCCCTGGACCGGGTGCGGGAGGTGGTCCTCGTGGACAACGCCCGCCCCGAGCGCCTCGGGCCCCTCGCCGCCTTGGTGGGCCGGGTGCCCTTCCTCGTCTACGACCACCACCCGAGGACCCCGGGGGACGTGCCCGCCGTGGGGGGGAGGGTGGCCCCGGTGGGGGCCACGGTGAGCCTCCTCGTGCCCCTCCTTCGGGAGCGGGGCGTGGCCCTGGACCCCTTGGAGGCCACCCTGGCCTACGCCGGCCTCTGGGAGGACACGGGGGGGTTCAGCTTCCCCTCCACCACCCCGGAGGACCTCGAGGCCGCAGGCCACCTCCTCCGGCAGGGGGCCGAGGTCGCCCGCGTCCGGGACTGGGTCCGCCCCCGCTTCGGCGAGGAGGCCCGGGAGATCCTCTCCCGGCTTCTGAGGACCGCCCACCTCGTGGAGCGGAAGGGGTTCAGGCTCCTCGTGGCCCGGGCCCGGGAGAAGGGGTACGTGCCCGCCCTCGCCCCCCTTGCCCACACCCTGCTGGACTTCTACGAGGCGGACGGGGTTCTTCTGGCCTTAAGGCTCGGGGGGGACACCCTCCTCATCGCCCGGAGCAAAGCCCGGTTGGACGTGGGGCGGTGGCTTGGCGCCTTGGGCGGGGGTGGGCACGCCCGGGCGGCCTTCGCCCGGGTGCGGGGCAAGGGGCGGGCCCTGGCCCGGCTTCTGGAAACCCTGGAGGCCTTCCTGGACCCCGAGCCCACCCTGGGCCAGGCGATGACCGCCCCCGTGGAGACCCTCGGCCCCACCTCCGTGCGCGAGGCCCTCCGCCAGCTGGAGGAGCGGGGCTACGGGGCCATGCCCGTGGTGGAGCCCCTGGGCGAGGGAGTCCGGGTGCTGGGGCTTGCCCGCAGGCGGGACCTGCGCAAGGCGGTGCGCCTGGGGTTCGGCGACCACCCGGTGGAGGGGTTTCTGGCCCGGGCGGTGGTCCTTCCCCCCTCCACCCCCCTTTCCCAGGTGGAGCCCCGCCTGCGGGAGGCCGGGGGGCGGGTGCTCGTGGGGGAGCGGGCGGGGGAGGGGTGGCGGCTTCTCGGGATCTACACCCGGACCGACCTCTACCGGAGCGCCCCCAGGCCCGAGCCCACCCTGGCCGAGCGGGTTCTAAAGGCCCTTCCCAGCGGGGTTTTGCGGGTGGTGGAGGCCCTGAAGGAGGCTTTCCCCGAGGGGATCTACCTGGTGGGGGGAGCGGTGCGGGACGCCCTTTTGGGCCGGTTTGGCCCGGACCTGGACCTCGCCGTGGGCCCCGGGGTGGAGGTGGCCCGGGTGGCCCAGTTCCTGGTGGACCGCTTCGGCGGAAGCTACGGCCTCCACTACGCCTTCGGCACCGCGCGGGTCCGCCTCCCCTTCGGGCTCGTGGTGGACCTGGCGGAAAGCCGCGAGGAGGTCTACCCTTACCCCGGCGCCCTTCCCCAGGTGCGCCGCGCCCCCATCGCCCGGGACCTGGAGCGCCGGGACTACAGCGTGAACGCCATGGCCGTGGACCTGGGCGGCCTCGCCTTTTTGGACCCCTACGGGGGGCTTAGGGACCTAAAGGCCCGCCTCCTCCGCCCCCTCCACCCCCTCTCTTTCGTGGAGGACCCCACCCGCGTGGTGCGGGGGGCGAGGCTGGCCACCCGCCTGGGCTTCCGCTTCGCGGAGGAGGTGCCGCGGCTTCTCGCCCCCGCCCTCCTTCCCGAGGTGGTGGCGGGGACGAGCCGGAGCCGCCTCCGGGAAGAACTCCTCCTCACCCTGGAGGAGGAGGCTTTCTACCGGGCCTTGGCCCTTCTCGCCGAGCTCGGCGCCCTCAAGGCCCTCTACGGCCTGGACCTTCCTCCCGAGGCCCCCTTCCTTAGGCTCCGGGCCGAGGAGGGCCTCGCCGAGGCCCGGCTTCTCCTCCTCCTCTTCCACCAGAAAGACCCCCTGGAGCGGGCGGCCTGGCTCGCCCTTCCCGGGAGGCTAAGGGAGGGGCTTACCCTCCTCCTCGCCGCCTCCCGGGGGGAGGAGGTGCCCAAAGAGGCCTTGGGGCGGGAACCCCTCCGGGCCGCCTTCCTCGCCCTCTTTCCGGAAAAGGAGGCCTGGCTCAAGGCCGAGCGGCGCGTCCTCATGGGCCGGGACCTCCTCCAGCTCGGCCTGAAGCCGGGCCCCAAGGTGGGGGAGATTTTGCGCCGGGTGGCCGAGGCCCGCAGGCGGGGAGAGGTGCGGAGCTTTGAGGAGGAGCTGGCCTTAGCCCGTAAACTGTTGGGCGATGGGACTCTTGCCCTACCTGAATGA
- a CDS encoding OmpH family outer membrane protein, with translation MKRLPLIGVLLAFGALLTPMLAQNKTVASRVGFVDADALVQAHPDYKKVQEVQSQARKELAPLEEKLKPLDEKVRSGQATAKERQDYEALAKTYQATLKKWQDRQSQVLKPILEDVDKAIAKVAKAQGFSVVMSRQVAAQSGLVVYADEDTDLTQAVIQELKR, from the coding sequence ATGAAGAGGCTACCCTTGATCGGCGTCCTCCTCGCCTTCGGCGCCCTCCTCACCCCGATGCTGGCCCAGAACAAGACGGTGGCGAGCCGCGTGGGCTTCGTGGACGCGGACGCCCTGGTCCAGGCCCACCCCGACTACAAGAAGGTCCAGGAGGTCCAGTCCCAGGCCCGTAAGGAGCTCGCCCCCCTGGAGGAGAAGCTCAAGCCCTTGGACGAAAAGGTGCGCTCGGGCCAGGCCACGGCCAAGGAGCGCCAGGACTACGAGGCCTTGGCCAAGACTTACCAGGCCACCCTCAAGAAGTGGCAGGACCGGCAGAGCCAGGTGCTCAAGCCCATCCTCGAGGACGTGGACAAGGCCATCGCCAAGGTGGCCAAGGCCCAGGGCTTCTCCGTGGTGATGAGCCGCCAGGTGGCGGCCCAGTCGGGGCTCGTGGTCTACGCCGACGAGGACACGGACCTGACCCAGGCGGTGATCCAGGAGCTCAAGCGCTAG